CAGTTCGGCCAGCGGCAGCTTTTTCTTGCTCAACAGTCCGGCAAAAAGCTCACCGTTCTCAACCAGTGCCAGAGCGGCCCGGATCAGCGTTTCACGGGTGTCGCGGTGACGGGGTGAGCATTTGACCAAATCCTCAAAAGACACTCCGTACTTTTTCAGCAATCCTTCATATTCCTTTATTTCCTCTTCTCTTTCCCGGTCCGCGGCTTCTTCCCAGTAAACTTCCCATGCCCTGTTCAGCTCCGTATCGTCCGGAACGTCCGGATGAAGGGGCAGCGTCCCGCCGCGAGCAGCGGCATTCCTGCCCTCCTTGCGGCGATAGTCGGCCAGCCTGCTGTTTATAACCATTCTGGCGTAGGCCGGGAAGGGAACGCCAGCATCCTCGCGAAACCGGTCAATTGCCTCGTTAAAAGCAATCAGGGCCACGGCCAGCTCATCATCCCTGCCCCAGTCCAGAATCCGCCCGCAAAACCTGCAAGCCACCTTAAAAATAAACGGCTTGCAATCTTCCAGAAAATCCTCCCTGGCCAGGCTGTTTCCCTTTCTTATTTCCCGTAATCTTTCTTCCACTTCCTGCACAGGAAACAACTAACATCTCCCTTTCTCCCGCCGGCCAACCACCTCTTTTTCCAAACAGCCGGGCAGGGGCAGGGTGCCGGCCGTCCCCTGCCGGTTTATACGAAATATCCCGCAATTTTAAGGGGGCCCCAGGTAAAAATGCCTTTCCCGGAAAAAGCCGGTCTCCCGGAAAATTCGCCAGGAAAGCCCTCTTTACCTCCCGGGCGCCGGAACATCTTCCGGGGAAACGGCCAAAGCTTTGGGGCCGGAAATATTACAAAACAGAAGGAATTTTATATTTTTCGTCGAAGGACATTAAAACTCTTCTTTAATATGTTAAAGCATTAATCTTTTACCTTACTTAAAAGAATCATTTTGTAAAAAAGCAAAAATTAAGCAGTCCCTGCAACCCCTAAAACAATTCCGTAATCTGGGGGTTTGTACCACTATTTGTTTAGAGAGGAGACGTTAAAATGTACATCCAGGTGTTCAGGCTGAAGGAAATGTCCGCTGAAGATTACAACAGAATTATGAAGAGAAGCGAAGTAGAAACAGATTCTGTAATCGGCGAGGTAAAAAAAGTTATTGCTGATGTTAAAAGCCGCGGCGACGACGCCCTGGTCGATTATACCAGGGAATTTGACGGAATAACGATCTCTGCCGAAAAGATAAGGGTATCCCCGGAAGAAATAAAAGAGGCTTACCACAAGGTGGACCGGGAAACAGTAGAAGCTATAAAAACCCTCGCAGGCAACGTCAGGCGCTTTCACGCCGCCCAGATGCCGAACAAGATGTGGTCGATGGAGGTATCGCCGGGGCTGGTAGCCGGGCAGGTAATAATCCCGCTGGACAGGGTCGGGTGCTACGTCCCCGGCGGCAGGGGCTGGTTCCCGTCGGCCGTAATGATGTCCGTACTGCCCGCCAGAGTTGCCGGGGTTCCTGAAGTGATCGTCTGCACTCCTTCTGCGCCAGACGGCTCGGTTCCGCCGGGAACTCTCGTAGCCTGCGACATTTGTGGCGCAGATGCCGTGTTCCGGATTGGCGGAAGCCAGGCTGTTGCCGCAATGGCATACGGCACCCAAACGGTGCCGAAGGTTGACAAAATCGTCGGCCCCGGCAGCAAATGGGTACTGGCCGCTTTCAAACTGCTCTACGGGGAAGTGGAAATTGGCACCCACGCCGGGCCGGGCGAGGGTTTAATCATTGCGGACGAAACCGCCGACCCGGAATTTGCGGCAGCCGACATTTGCATCCAGGCCGAGCACGGCCTGGACTCGGCAGGCGTACTGGTTACCCACGTGGAAGAACTGGCCTGGGCGGTTCAGAAAAAAATAGCCAGGCACATCGAGCGGCTTAACGAATACCGCAAAAACTTTGTGGTTGAGTCTCTCAAAAAATACGGGGCCATTATCATTACCAGCTCACTGGAGGAATCGATTGCCTTTGCCAACGATTATGCCGTGGAGCACCTGGAGATAATGACCAGGGACCCCCTTCACGTCATGCAAAAAATTAAAAATGCCGGCGGGATCTACCTCGGACACTACACGCCGCTCAGTTGCGGCTGCTTTGGTTCCGGGCCGAACCACGTCCTGCCCACGGGCCGCAAGGCAAAGGTGTCCGGCGGCTTGAAAACGGCGGACTTTTATAAGGCCGTCACCTTCGAATATTTATCCAGAGAGGGACTGGCCAGCCTGAAGGATGCCATGGTTAAACTGGCCGAATACGAAGGCTTCCCTGCCCACGGCAACGCCATTTTAGAAAGGTTCGCCAGGGAGCAAAGTTAAAAGGGGGTACAGCCTTGTTAGCCGTCAGGTATTACGGAATTGGCGATATTAGGGTTGAAAACATCCCCAAACCGGCTCCGGGGCACGATGAAGTCCTGGTGAAAGTGGCCTATGCCGGCATTTGCGGCTCTGACCTGCATATATTCAGAAAAGGAATGTTCATATCTTCCGCCCCGGTCACAATGGGGCACGAGTTTTCCGGTGTGGTCGAGGAGGTTGGAGCCGGCGTAACGGGACTGCGGCCGGGCGATCAAGTGGTCGGTGATCCTCGCGTTCCGTGCGGCAGGTGCCAGTGGTGCCGGAGAGAACAGTATAATCTCTGCCCCGGCCTGGGTTTCATCGGCGAGGTTAGGCCGGGATGCTTTGCGGAACACATCGCCATAAATTACAAGAAGCTATTAAAAGTGCCTGCTCTTGACCTAAAGGAGGCCGTCCTGGTCGAACCCCTGGCCGTAGCCGTGCACATTGCCAAAAAGGGCAAGCTCTCGCCTGAAAACACCGTAGGCATCCTGGGCGCCGGCCCAATCGGGCTCCTTACGCTGGCAGCGGCAAAAGCGATACGGGTCAGAGAGGTAATAGTTGTTGATCCCTCCCCCGCCCGTCTTGAAATTGCTCGGAAAATCTGCGCTGACAGCGCTGTTGCGGCAATTCCGGAAGATCCTGCCGATCTGGCCGACGTCGTGGTAGAGGCGGCAGGCACCGGATCTGCCCTGGCCGGCGCGCTTAAATGGCTGAAACCCGGGGGCAGGCTGGTCATGGCCGGGATTTACGAAGACAGGGTGCAGCTCGACCCAAACAACATAATTAACAGAGAACTTAAAATAGCCGGCATCAACGCCTACGAAACTGACGACCTGAAAAGCTCCGCAGAAATGCTGGCCGGCGGCAAGGTAAACATCGCCCCCATAGTTTCCCTTATCCTGCCGCTTGAGTCCGCCGCCGAGGGGTTTTCCCTGCTCACCTCGCCAAGTGTTGCCGTGGGCAAAATCCTTTTAGCCCCGTAAATGCAGTTTGAGCAGGACTGGTCCCGGCATGCCGGGACAAACAGCAGAAAAAATTTTTACTGTACGGGAAGGAAAACTATGACCAGCGCACTTCGTTTGCACAGCATTTCTAAAATATACCCTGGCACGGTTGCCCTGCACAGAGTTAACCTGGACGTCAAAGAAGGAGAGGTGCACGGGATAATAGGAAAAAACGGGGCCGGGAAATCCACCCTGGTGGGAATCATAGCGGGGATAATTCAGCCCACCGAAGGCGAAATATTTGTTGGAGACAAAAAGTTTGAAGCCCTGTCCAGAATAATTGCCAAAAAAGAGGGCATCTCCATTGTTACCCAGGAGCCGCAGGTCGTCCTTGACTTTACCGTGGCGGAAAATCTCTTTGTTGCCGACTATATCTGCCGGGGCCGGCTAATCAACTGGAAGGAACTGTACGCCAGAGCCCAAAGACTGATCGGAAAAGCCGGCCTTAATATAAATGCGCGCGCCAAGGCCGAGGACCTTTCCATAAGCGAACGGCAGCTTTTGCTGGTGCTGAAAGCCTGTTACGTGGAAAGGGCCCGGATACTGATACTGGACGAGGCCTCCGCCTCGCTTTCGCAAGAAGACGAAAAAGTGCTGTACAGAATTATCGAGGAAAGAAAAAAAGAAGGAAACACGGTCATTTTCATATCCCACCGGGCGGACGAGCTTTTAAAAGTATGCGACCGGATTACCGTTATTCGGGACGGCAGGTCGGTTGCCACCAAAAACTGCCGGGATTTGAACAAGGAGGAGCTTTCCTCCCTGATTGTCGGTCACGGCCCTGCGTTTCAACCAGCCCGGAAAAACACGAACGATAATGCTGGGGCAAAGTCAGGTGAAACGGTGCTGACCGTAGAAAATTTAACCAGGCTGGGAGCCTATGAAGATATCAGCTTTGAACTTAAAAAAGGAGAAATACTGGGACTGGCCGGGCTGAGGGGAAGCGGCCGCACCGAGCTGTTAAAAGGCATTGCCGGAATAGAACCGCCTGAAAAAGGATGGGTCAAAATAGGAAAGGCTAAAAGGCGTTTTTCAAACCCTTCGCAGGCGCTCAGAAGCGGCGTCGTTTACCTTCCCGAGGACAGGGAAAGCGAAGGGCTGATTAACGGCCTGAGCGTCAGGGAAAACCTCGTTTTAAACTCGCTGCACAAGGTCTGCAGGGGTTTCCTGATCCGCAGAAAAAGGGAAAGGGAATTTGTTTCGGACTTAATCGAAATGCTGAATATCAAGGCTGCCTCCCCCGAACAGGAGGTCGGCCAACTAAGCGGAGGCAACAAACAAAAAGTGGTGGTCGGCAGAATTTCGGCCAACCTGCCGAAAGTTTTTCTGCTGGACGAACCGACTAAAGGGATAGACATCTCGGCCAAGGAAAGCATTTTGCAGATTATAAAAGAAAAACTGAGCAGGTCGGCCGGCATTATCATAACCTCCCCCGGCCTGGATGACCTGATAACGACCTGCGACCGCATTATAATCCTTTACAAGGGCCGGATTGCCGGCCAGTTTTTAAAAGGGGAATTTCGCGAAAGCGACCTGTACCTGGCCGTTCAGGGCATGAAAAAAGCAAACTGACTGCTAACCAAGGAGAATTGCCATTATGTCCAGGAAACTGCAACTTCAACTGTTCCTGCTGGAAAATTTAATATGGGTAATAGTATTCGTGTTTTTCCTTATTAACGCGCTGTTTACCCCCAGGTTTGCCACTTACGACAACCTGGTCAACATCTTTTACCACAGCGCCATCATGAGCCTGCTTGTTCTGGCACAGGGGTTGACCCTGATAATCGGGCAGCTAGACCTTTCCATAGAGTCCACTCTTGCCTTTGCGCCGGGGGTGGCCATGCTGCTGGCCAAGAAATGGATCCCGGGCGGCATAGACCCGGTAACCTGCATCCTGCTGACGCTTGCAGTAGGAGCGCTGGTAGGTTTCTTTAACGGGTACTGCATTGCCAGAATAGGGGTCAACCCCTTCCTTCAAACCCTTTCTATGCTGATCATGCTCAGGGGCATGGTGCTTTTTCTGGTTCCCTTTTCAATATTCCCACTTGACAAAGTATACACTTACGCCGGGCAGGCCAGAATGGCCGGCAACATTCCGGTTGCCGTACCCATAGTGCTGGTCGTCTTTTTGCTTTTCCATATCATCCTGCAATATACACCGTTTGGCAGGTATTTCATTGCCACCGGGGGCAATCCCAGGGCAAGCTTCATTTCCGGCATCAACACCGGCCGGATGGTTATCTATGCCTTTATCATAAGCGGGCTGCTGGCGGCCGCGGCCGGCCTTCTGGCAGCCGGCAGGCAGGGATCGGTCTCAAACTCAATGGGCGAAGGTATGGTCCTGCTAGCTTTCGCCGGGGCCATCCTGGGGGGGGCCAGCCTGGACGGCGGGAAAGGAACACCGCTGGGCATGCTGGGGGGCGCCCTTCTCCTGGGAATGATTTCAAATTCCCTGAACCTCCTGGGAGTAGGTGTAAACCTCGTTTATGCCACCCAGGGCGCCCTCATTTTCGTTGCCATAGTCATCGACAGGGTGAGGGTAAAAGTCCGCAGCTACCTGTTGCACCAGGAGCAGGTTAAAAAACTGCTGAGCCAGGAACAGCAGGACGGGCGTCAGGCCGTTACCACAGCCTGAACAAAAGCGCAAAAAGCAAACCGTAAATCCGGGGGGTGTTCGTCAAAGAGGTTTTAATTTGTTTAATGCATTGCAAAGAAAACGAAAGGGGAATTTTTCAGTGACTACAAAGCATTTAAGGATTGTTATAGTGGCCTTGCTTGCAGTTTTTCTGCTGTCCGGCTGCGCCTCCAAACAGGCCGGTCAAAAAACGCCGGAGCAGGCCGGAAACGGCAAGCAGATAACCTTCGGCATGATCGTAAAAGAGCCGACAGCTCCCTTTGTTCAGGCTTTTATAAACGGAGCCGAGCAAAAGGCCAAGGAACTGGGGGTAAAGGTGGACATCAAGGACGGCCAGGCCGATTCGCTTAAAATAATGGAATTGATGGACAACTTTATCGTGCAAAAGGTAGACGGGCTGATCATGGCCGGCGCGGTAGACCTGAAGGCAATTGTGCCGGGCGTTAAAAAGCTGAACGAAGCCGGTATTCCCATCATTGCCCTCGACACTTCGCCTGAAGGCGGCAAGGTCGACCTGTTTATCTCCTTTGATATTGAAGAGTCCAGCAAAAAGGCAGCAGAAGCATTTATTAAGGGAATTAAGGACAGGAACAACGGGGAGGTTCCCAAAGGCGTCGTTATCGAAATAACCGGTGCGGTGGAGGACATGTTCGCCCAGGCCTGCTCAAAAGGCTTCCATGCCGTGGTCGACCGGTATCCGCAGCTTACTGTCGTGCAGGGCGAAGGAAAATGGAATAATGAAGACTCCCACAAGCGCACCAGCGACCTGCTCACCCGTTATGGTAAAGAAGTCAAGGGTATTTACGTGCATACACCGGATATCATGGGCCCGGGCGTTGTCTCAGCCATTGAGGCGGCTGGCCTCAATCCGAAAGACTTCGGCATCACCGGGATTTGCATGGGCCCTGAAGGGCTGCAGTTAATTAAAGAAGGAAAAATTCTGGCAATAGTGGAGCAGCCTGCCCTGGACTCTGCCGAACTGGCCGTGCAGTATTTATACGACCTTAAAACCGGCAAAGGCATACCCAAGATTGGCGATACCGTGACCAAAGAAAACGCCTTGTGGTCTCCGGCAAAGGTGATCAAGAACCCCTGGGCGGATGAGGGTGCCTTTATGGTTCTTCAGGGCCCGCTGGTACCTATTGAGGTCAGTCCGGACAACCCCCTGCTCTGGGAGAACAAACTGAGCCACCTGTGGAAACAGGACCAGAAAAAATAGAGAAACTTCAGCCCCACCGGCCGGCACCTCTCTAAAGACCGCTGCGGCAGAACTGGAGCCAGGCCGGTGGATTTTTTATTTACTAAAGCCTAAAAATAAAGGATTTTACTAACATTTGTCAAAGTCTTATTATTAAAAATCATGCTTTTTACTGAACCGGTGCCGATCAGGATGGATATAGCAGAGGTTATTGCCGAAGGAAAGATCCGCGAAGCAATGGAAAAGGGCGAATTTGAGAATTTGCCGGGCAAGGGAAAGCCCCTTCAAATCGATGACCTCTCCCACGTCCCCGAAGAACTCCGCGCCGGTTATATAATACTGAAAAATGCCGGTGTGCTGCCCGAAGAACTTCAACTCAAAAAAGAGATTATCTCCCTTCAAAAACTGATCGATTATTGCAATGACGAAGAAGAAAGATGCACCTTAAGGAAGAAAATGAACCAGAAAATTCTCAGGTTTGACATGCTTATGGAAAAAAGGAGGCTAAGCCCTTCACTTATTCACTATAAAAACAAAATATATAAAAAGTTCGGCCGGTACTAAAAAGCTTTTAATTAACACAAAGAAAGGAGGCGGCAATCAGTGGAGTTCGATTTCAGGGATGCTTTCAGCCGCATAGGCTTGCAGGTTGTTGAAGAAACAAACAAAAGAATAAAAGAAATGAAAGAAAACATGGATACCGAAAAAGATCCGCGAGCGTTTACAAATATAATTCTCAACGAAATGATTAACGACAACATCCGCATCACTTTGAGAGTGCTGGAAGAATACCACCGCGCCCTAATGAAGTTCATTTCCGAAAAAGGGGTTTGAATAAGCCTTACCGATGCATACAAAAAAAATAAATGCCTAGACTAAAGCTATGCAAATTATCGCTCTGCACGGCGGTTTGGACACAAGGCGTGAAGGCCGGATCCTTAAAACTCTTCAAAGGGCGGCAACGGAGGGATACAGGTTTTTGCCAGAAAGCCGCATAAAAGCACTGGAGTCTGCGCTGAACGTGCTGGAGGACTCTCCATATTTCAATTGCGGCTACGGGTCGGTGCTGAATCTAAACGGCGAAGTGGAAATGGATGCCTCCATAGCCGACGGCAAAACCGGCCGTTTCTCCGCTGTTGCCGCCATCCGGTTTATCCGCAATCCGGTTTCGGTTGCCCGTGCCGTAATGGAGAAAACCGGTGCGGTTATCCTGGCCGGGGATGGAGCTCTGGAATTTGCCCGCAAGCACGGGTTCCGGGAATCAAACTGCATCTCCGCCGAACAGCTCAGTACATGGCAAAAGGCCAGGGAAAACCTCGCCCGCGGTAAAAAGCCGGATTTAAACCTTTTCACCGGACTGGAACACCATGCGGATACAGTAGGCTGTGTGGTATGGGATGGTAATGGTCTGGCCGCGGCTTCATCCACAGGAGGGTGTTCCCTGAAAATGCCCGGCAGAGTAGGCGATACACCCTGCCTGGGCGGCGGAATTTTTGCCTCCCGGACAAGCGCCGTTGTCTGTACAGGCATGGGCGAGGCGTTTATTGAAACGCTGACTGCGAAATACGTCGACGAG
The window above is part of the Pelotomaculum thermopropionicum SI genome. Proteins encoded here:
- the FliA gene encoding DNA-directed RNA polymerase specialized sigma subunit; protein product: MFPVQEVEERLREIRKGNSLAREDFLEDCKPFIFKVACRFCGRILDWGRDDELAVALIAFNEAIDRFREDAGVPFPAYARMVINSRLADYRRKEGRNAAARGGTLPLHPDVPDDTELNRAWEVYWEEAADREREEEIKEYEGLLKKYGVSFEDLVKCSPRHRDTRETLIRAALALVENGELFAGLLSKKKLPLAELAKSTGISRKILERGRKYIIATALLIYRREDFLYLSSYLNLPAPGKKEV
- the HisD gene encoding histidinol dehydrogenase produces the protein MYIQVFRLKEMSAEDYNRIMKRSEVETDSVIGEVKKVIADVKSRGDDALVDYTREFDGITISAEKIRVSPEEIKEAYHKVDRETVEAIKTLAGNVRRFHAAQMPNKMWSMEVSPGLVAGQVIIPLDRVGCYVPGGRGWFPSAVMMSVLPARVAGVPEVIVCTPSAPDGSVPPGTLVACDICGADAVFRIGGSQAVAAMAYGTQTVPKVDKIVGPGSKWVLAAFKLLYGEVEIGTHAGPGEGLIIADETADPEFAAADICIQAEHGLDSAGVLVTHVEELAWAVQKKIARHIERLNEYRKNFVVESLKKYGAIIITSSLEESIAFANDYAVEHLEIMTRDPLHVMQKIKNAGGIYLGHYTPLSCGCFGSGPNHVLPTGRKAKVSGGLKTADFYKAVTFEYLSREGLASLKDAMVKLAEYEGFPAHGNAILERFAREQS
- the Tdh gene encoding threonine dehydrogenase and related Zn-dependent dehydrogenases, with product MLAVRYYGIGDIRVENIPKPAPGHDEVLVKVAYAGICGSDLHIFRKGMFISSAPVTMGHEFSGVVEEVGAGVTGLRPGDQVVGDPRVPCGRCQWCRREQYNLCPGLGFIGEVRPGCFAEHIAINYKKLLKVPALDLKEAVLVEPLAVAVHIAKKGKLSPENTVGILGAGPIGLLTLAAAKAIRVREVIVVDPSPARLEIARKICADSAVAAIPEDPADLADVVVEAAGTGSALAGALKWLKPGGRLVMAGIYEDRVQLDPNNIINRELKIAGINAYETDDLKSSAEMLAGGKVNIAPIVSLILPLESAAEGFSLLTSPSVAVGKILLAP
- the MglA gene encoding ABC-type sugar transport system, ATPase component, whose amino-acid sequence is MTSALRLHSISKIYPGTVALHRVNLDVKEGEVHGIIGKNGAGKSTLVGIIAGIIQPTEGEIFVGDKKFEALSRIIAKKEGISIVTQEPQVVLDFTVAENLFVADYICRGRLINWKELYARAQRLIGKAGLNINARAKAEDLSISERQLLLVLKACYVERARILILDEASASLSQEDEKVLYRIIEERKKEGNTVIFISHRADELLKVCDRITVIRDGRSVATKNCRDLNKEELSSLIVGHGPAFQPARKNTNDNAGAKSGETVLTVENLTRLGAYEDISFELKKGEILGLAGLRGSGRTELLKGIAGIEPPEKGWVKIGKAKRRFSNPSQALRSGVVYLPEDRESEGLINGLSVRENLVLNSLHKVCRGFLIRRKREREFVSDLIEMLNIKAASPEQEVGQLSGGNKQKVVVGRISANLPKVFLLDEPTKGIDISAKESILQIIKEKLSRSAGIIITSPGLDDLITTCDRIIILYKGRIAGQFLKGEFRESDLYLAVQGMKKAN
- the AraH gene encoding ribose/xylose/arabinose/galactoside ABC-type transport systems, permease components is translated as MSRKLQLQLFLLENLIWVIVFVFFLINALFTPRFATYDNLVNIFYHSAIMSLLVLAQGLTLIIGQLDLSIESTLAFAPGVAMLLAKKWIPGGIDPVTCILLTLAVGALVGFFNGYCIARIGVNPFLQTLSMLIMLRGMVLFLVPFSIFPLDKVYTYAGQARMAGNIPVAVPIVLVVFLLFHIILQYTPFGRYFIATGGNPRASFISGINTGRMVIYAFIISGLLAAAAGLLAAGRQGSVSNSMGEGMVLLAFAGAILGGASLDGGKGTPLGMLGGALLLGMISNSLNLLGVGVNLVYATQGALIFVAIVIDRVRVKVRSYLLHQEQVKKLLSQEQQDGRQAVTTA
- the RbsB gene encoding ABC-type sugar transport system, periplasmic component; translated protein: MFNALQRKRKGNFSVTTKHLRIVIVALLAVFLLSGCASKQAGQKTPEQAGNGKQITFGMIVKEPTAPFVQAFINGAEQKAKELGVKVDIKDGQADSLKIMELMDNFIVQKVDGLIMAGAVDLKAIVPGVKKLNEAGIPIIALDTSPEGGKVDLFISFDIEESSKKAAEAFIKGIKDRNNGEVPKGVVIEITGAVEDMFAQACSKGFHAVVDRYPQLTVVQGEGKWNNEDSHKRTSDLLTRYGKEVKGIYVHTPDIMGPGVVSAIEAAGLNPKDFGITGICMGPEGLQLIKEGKILAIVEQPALDSAELAVQYLYDLKTGKGIPKIGDTVTKENALWSPAKVIKNPWADEGAFMVLQGPLVPIEVSPDNPLLWENKLSHLWKQDQKK
- a CDS encoding asparaginase, with translation MPESRIKALESALNVLEDSPYFNCGYGSVLNLNGEVEMDASIADGKTGRFSAVAAIRFIRNPVSVARAVMEKTGAVILAGDGALEFARKHGFRESNCISAEQLSTWQKARENLARGKKPDLNLFTGLEHHADTVGCVVWDGNGLAAASSTGGCSLKMPGRVGDTPCLGGGIFASRTSAVVCTGMGEAFIETLTAKYVDEKIESGLHPQQAAELALKRLHSLKGAQGGILALDARGRFGSAFNAAQFPVIIMVNGKTLEDYEPVNLRQLLRVH